Genomic window (Nymphaea colorata isolate Beijing-Zhang1983 chromosome 1, ASM883128v2, whole genome shotgun sequence):
TCCTGTCATCATCATAATCATGAAACAGTACATGATAATGAGAACTATGTCACGTCTCATTGCCTGGGCATGTTGTCTTTAATCAcccctttcttctccttctctaatTCTTTTTCCAGGGAAACATTGTGGTGGATAAAGTACAACGTCTAACAATATGTACCTACACATGCACACGCCTGCTGTCATTTTCTGGTTGCAATGCTAGTTGGTTGTTTTGCTGTCATGTAGAAAATTCTGGCATGAATAAggcctttccctttttttttctccttgtacCAAAACTAGAAGGTACCTGTATCATACATGCCTGGCTTGGACTTCGGATTCCTTATCTTAGTTATGTTTATGCCTGTGGCAGCATTTTCCTGGAGTTCGGATCAGCTCAGGTGATGACGTTGCTGAGGTGTTACTCTTCGAAACAGAAGGCACGGTGACATCTTCCTTTCCTCTTCCCTttgtgttaattttttttttgttatatttgtgtttgtgttcattTAGTAACTCATTAATAAATCAATAACTGAAGTGAACTCACTGGAACAGGATTAGTTAGCATCTTACCGCTGTTTTTGTAACAATTCCAGAATGAGGAGATTCCTGGCCAAGAATTGCTCACAAGCAAATTAACCAAGGAGACACATCTACTCCATCGAAATTTGACATCTAAGATTGGTCTcgttgaacttttttttttttttgtacatacCCCAGTGTTGTGTAAGGGCATCTGGCTTGTGAATATGGTCCCTTGTATCAATAATTGTATATCTTCTTATAGTTTTCATCTCTACTATtggaatgaagaaaaaaggaaatagaaagTGATTGCTTTGAAATTGTCTACTCGTACTGGCCAAGGGATCAATTTTGTAAACATCCATATCAGTACTGTATCAGTTTGTTCACCTGTACAACATATCTGCCAATACGCATCCCTCCGTATTGGCCGCTACGATCTTATTTTTTCGATTCTTgagtttaaaataatttaaagtaCTAAAACAAACCCGTGTCAGCCTGTATCGTGTCAGCAAGAAAGCTTCAATATGGAGAGATGTTGATAACACTGCAAGGGATGTTGCTTCCGAATGTCACATTATTGTAACCGTGGTGGTTTTGGGAAGGGACGTGCTCGGTGTGAAGGATGCATGTACTCCGTAGCCTTGACTGTGTTTATGGAACCATAAAAGAGATTCCCCAACAACCGTTTTTCCTCGAAAGCCTTTTGGCTTATTTCTTTTCTGTGAGTCTGATCAGTCGCCCGTTTCTTGGATGCTGCATATCACCCATGTTGAGGAGCCATACTAATTTTCTTTATGTCATTGTGATTGCAGTCAACACTGAAGATTCGCAAAGCAATTGATTCAGAGTCAGTTGGAAATTTTTGCTTAGGCTGGTGAAAGGTATAGCGCCTGCGGCGTCTACTTGTTCGTTTGCTCCCATCAAACATGGAAGTGTTTCCTTTTGGATGGTTGCTACGTTAGTTATACGGTAGCTGTCTTGTCTACTTCTTTGTTTGCTTCCCGTCAAACATGGAAGTGTTTCCTTTTGGATGGCTGCAAAAGTTAGTTCTACCGCAGGTGTCTTGTGGTATGAAAGGATCATGGCCTGATGTTTCTTGAAATAAACTCGGGGAACATAGTTCAGGTGAGTGGAAGCTGCTCGCAGAAGGGCTAAAGCCCTCCCCCTGTTAGGGTTAGGACCCGAGTGAAATACTCATCAACAAGAGTGTTGCAGTCACCTTTTGCAGTCTAGAGAAATAAAGGTCATAAGACTAATGATCGAACTCTTATTGGTCCACCAGCCCAACTATGCTTTGCAAGGCCAGTGAACATGGTTGAGCCGACAAAATTTTTAGAAAGTTACGAGTTATGGAATGTTGATactgttaaaattttttcacGGTAGAGAAGAAATTAATGAACATCACATTGTAGCGTATGGTAACATGATTTGAAATCGATAAGGATCGCATGTATAGTAACATGGTTTCGTGATGATATGAGAGATACCACAGCTGGAACCATCTCTTTCACAGCACATTCTAGCAATTGCATTTCTTAGGCAACGTGCGTCCACGGCTCACAGCTATCTCTAATTTGGTGGTACTGAACATCGCCACTGCTTTTTACTACCCATAGGGTGCCAAAggttaacaaaaaaacaaaatgagacGAGAGTGAAAGACGAAGTTCAGAAGAAGGATGGAAGCCAGAGTGTCCTCTTGCGAAATATTACTCGATGTATTAGTGATAGTGCAGCAGGCTTTTTCAGCATGATTTCCAGGAGCCTATACCCACAAAACTGTAGCTCTTGACAAGGCTCCTCTTCAAAGGCAGGATGAGGTTTAAAGCTCTCGATGAAGAGAATCCCGCTGGATTTCATGGCCGCATTGAGCATCGAGAAACATGAAGAACAGCGTGGAGCTGCTGGCCAAGGATCAGTCTTCTGGGTTTATTGTAGATCCGATGTATGAAAGAGGTTTTGTGCCTTCTTTCTAGCGCTGTTTGGTGATCCCTTCTTTGTGTTGGCTTCACAATTTTGTCTCATCTTTCCTGTTTCTTAACAGTGAAAGAGGCAGACtactaattaaaattttattttgtctCATTAATTAAACATATTAATGAGCCTTTTAAAGATGGTAAAAACTCAAAGGCTAAAAaaccctctctctttctcccaaTTGAAAGAAGAATATCTTCCAATGAAATAAGGCCAAAGCTAAGAGAGAGGGATTGGGTAGTCCTTTATGTAGTTACCCATTTTTTCATCACAACTCAAGATTTAATTCTCTTTATGGTAAATAAACAGTACAGACACTAACACTTTATTGAGATCTGCCCATGTGGATGGGTCCTCAGACATCATGTCTTATATAATGCAAACTTGTCATGTGGAGGATTCTCTGGTAATTAATACCATCATTAAGCTTCGGTCCTCACTACCCATCTCTCGAAAATctgaaaaatttcttttaagaGTTTCAACTTTTCATAAAAGAGGACCACAGACTAAACGTCTGCGTGCATTTATAACACTCCATGGGAGTTTATTTATCATACAGAACAAGTAGAAAGAAGCTGAAGCCTATCAGGCTCAAAGGCCCAACAGAGATGGTGGAGTTGCATGGATGGATAACTCCACAGATTATAAAAGAAGTATCCCCACTACAATTTGCCGCTTCATCTTCAGGCTTGGATATCTTTGAAGGAGTTCTTCCTTGCAGATGCCAACACCGTCTTGTCTGCAACAATGAAGTAGGCAGCACCAGCCACTGCAATCACACCCAACAGATCAATCTCaccctttatttattttctgttaAGTAACATAAGATCCAATTTTGCAAATGGAATAGTTCAGGAATCTGCCCCCAAAATTTGTaattatttatagaagattttagaaggtgttctatgaatctgtcccaTTCTTTGGACCATATCCACGGAACAGTTACCTATTCTTCCGTTTGCCAGACGGACACTTAGAAGTTAAACAGCTATCCTTAATGTTGTTCATGACATTATATTTCATCATCAACACAGCAAAGTCACTTGATCAACGTGTGCAAGTGATCCACGTTACCGAGTGAGATATGCTGTGGAGATTAAATATGAACATGAGTGGCCATATATACAGCTTGATGATATTAATTGTGAGATGCTCTACTTCTGCATCACAAGACAGACTGACAGCCTGATGGCATGCATGTGAAGAGCAGAAGGCCAATCTTTGGAGCATGTTATCACCCTGATCCAGCAGAACACCGGAGTAATTCACCAGTATCGccggagaaagaaaatgagacgTTCAGAATTACCAGTAGAAATGACGAGGGCTTGTGCTGTGGGGTTAAGGTTGTACTTTGCCCATTGCAGCGTTCTCACACAGGCAAACTGCAACACCAACCAAACATCAGAGAAGCAAtaagcacagagagagagagagagagcgacagagagaaaagggagaaagagagaatggtGATCGCTTACAGTAGGTATTGCTGTGGCAATGCTTGCTACAACTGCTGCTTTGGCTCCGGCAACCACTCCCTCTGAcgaatatcaaaagaaaaatcagtcATTCTTCGCTAACAACTAATCTGGCAAACAATTGGGACAATTGAATGGTTGCAGACGAATCTGATCTCAACCacttttattttctgttttttttttgggtctcaAGTTGTTGCTTGCTTCCCACATCAAACTTTGGAGCAAAAATTATTTACAAGATAGATTCAAGGTTAAAGGCAAAACCAAACAGAATTTGTACGTCTAACTTTCAACATCAAGCAGCAAAATGCTATTCTTATATATACCATGAGCGTAGCGTTTAGCCATGGAAATCTTATGATCAAAAGGGCTCAACCCTTTCATCTCCAATGGGGAGGAAACCACGTTTTGTGCGCTCGACATGGCAGATGTCTCAGAAGCCATTGTCAATGAGCAGAAAGAGATACTAAAAGAGAGGAACAAGCTCTTAAAAGATTTAGAGGTAGAGAGGAAATAGGAGTTCAAAGCAGGATGAAGAGGTAGGATGGAAGAAGCCCAAGCGGCCTCTATTTATATGGGCACCATAGGGACTGTTGGTGATCAACTATCCCATTGTTTTGGGGGAAATCCAGGGGTCCGCCCCTAGTCAGCTGTTTCTCCTGCTTCCTTGGTTGGTGGCCCATTTTTTAACTCTAAATCTTTTATCAATCCCATTCCCATCAATATTTTGTACAGGAGACTTTCATTTTAGGGACACATTTCTCTTCTACTTGAGAAGAAGGGCTTTacattcttaaaattttgaagtaagagaaaacaacaaaaataacaattATATATCGTTTAATGAGATGGAGTGTACCCAAAAGATTCGGTCCGCAGACTCAAGTGTCTTTTTGTTCGCCAAGGCCATACTGGCTCCTACAAACGAAGCTGGTTATACAGGCAGACTTAGTGTATGAAATTTTATGCGCTATTTTTAACAAGACAAAAAGTGCTTATGATTAATACAAGAAGAAACTtttttgtaaggacaaaaaataaaaccattaaaagaaaatttgaatatttgatacCAGGTAAAATTTGTCGGCCGTATATACATATCTATGATCAATATATCTctttaagtagtaaaaaaatgtttttttgtttgtcttgctcataattttatttcattatctattaaatatttttattgtttcataaacattatttcataaatattttactaTTTCATCAGCTGCTAGTCTCTAACATTAACTTGGAAGCCAAGTTGGCGCCAAGGTGGGCTGAAGGTAATTGATAGGTGCACTCGATAGACACTAACACCTCGAGGTTGAAGGCGAGGAACCCGTAGGTGAATGTGTTGTTGACCAAAAGTACCCCTCGGTGCGACATAATGACTTTTCGAAAAGTGCATGCTTCGATGTGGATTGCATAAATGATGTGAGAAGCTCGTatgtgaaaaaaggaaaaaagaagtttatCGGTCGTACAACAAAGGCTTTTCCATAATGCTTCAAACGTTTGCAACAACAAAGATAGTTGTCGGTCGCAGGTAGCGGTTCTTGTCGTTGGTCGAAGAGCATTTGTTGAAACAACCTTAAGGACTTCTGTTGGAAAGAGTAGAGGCTTCTACCATGTTTGCTGCTTCCATATGGAGTTCTTGTTTGCATGTTGCTCTTATTGTCCTCGTTGGCGGAAGTTATCATCGTTGGCCAAAGAGCATGGTCGGAGCAAGCGTAAGGACAATCGTTGGATCGATCATCCTCGTTGGTGAGAAATATAGTCTATTATTCCTAAGTTGGTGTTGCACTTTCTGTTGCCATTCTTGCCATTTATGCTTCAAGGCTAAGCTTTCTTCACGGGCAACCTCCtctctcctttcttccttcAGTGGGaacttttctcttcctttttctttttcctgaccATCTTCCTTTACTTGTTCGAAGGAATGCATGCAACATGAAGGAACACATGTTAAGTACTTATGTTGCATCCAAGGACATTCAAATAAATGTGCACAAGTACTTTGCTGAAACTTTACATATAAGTAGTAGGGTTCATCCCCGGCATACACTCAATGCATATACAGATTGGTGCACGCAACTTAGTCTCTGCCATTTTGGCGGGAGAAGGCAAGGTTAAAGCATGAAAGCCTTCATGCCCTTACCAACACACAATAAGATGGGCTGACAACATTGTTGCATGTCAATAGGGGAATAAAGCTTTTATGTCCTTTCAATTTGTTTAGATTTTGCCCCCTTTCTTAGTTCAACCACATGATTTTAAGGAGGATGACATGTTCATGAGGGTGTTGCAACAATAGACATGAGGGGGGATGGTAGAAGGTTACTCATTGTTTCGATTATTCAGCTCTTTATGCTATAAACAATGAGTCACTAACACTCAAGTTGAAGAGAGGTGAGGGCAACACTTTAAGATACCAAAACCAAACCCTATACTTTATGAGATGAGGGGTTGGGTGAAAGTTGCGCTTCTTGTCTGGAcagtaagatgaaatattcaTTATCTTCACCTAAAAGGAGGACTGCATACCCATTTTGAGCATATGACAATGCCTATGAAATTTGAACTTTAATTAATTGTTTGGTAGCTCCGAGGGACATAATTCAAATGGGAAGGCTAAGACAAGTTATGCGTATTTCATGGGTTAGACTTGTGGGAGGGTATGCTCCTATATTAAAAAGACAGCGAGTCCCTACCTGTAAGTTAAAACACATGGAAATCTGACTGTCTAGTACCAACACAGATTTGGACCCTAGGAACAAGGGAAAAGACTTTGAGATTTCAGCTCTCAGCTTGGATGGTTGGATTAATGCTCCTATTCCCCCGAAACTAATTGTTTGGCAATCGAAAACCCAACTCATTACACCATAGCTGGCAAGCCCGTTCGGACTCGATCAACAAATGACCGGGTCACTCAATTGGTATATCGACTTGGTCGAGTATTCAAAAAACCATAATATTGCGGCTGAATCGGGCGAGTCAGGACAAGTCGGGCCGAGTCATGGGTGAGGTGCGCCAACCTTGACTCGTGGCAGGATTTTTTGGCGATCTGAGCTGACTTGAGCGATTCCTGAGTCCGCCCCACGAGTTGCATAGAAAGTATAAAATTTTGCTCTATTTTACCCTAGTTTGAGATCGTGTGCACGGGTTTTGTGTAAAAAAACAAACCTTTTTTAGTAAATGGAAAAATGGACGACTTGTTTTTGAATATAGATGCAAAGAATAGGTTTCCCAGTTGAGAAATTTTATGTTTCTTAATCCACAAATAATGCGTGACTCAACACCTTTTCCGTGCATAAACTTTTCGTGAAAATCAACTCATGTGATCATGCACTCAACGGGCTTACAAATgtaaagaaagacaaaagtaGCCGTTGGATAACACGAGTAATTAACGTTACAAAACGAACTACTTTACCTAGCGCAGTTTCAATAGTATTAATAATATTTTACAGAATTTTTACATAagctaaattaaaaaatttcaaaaaatataatttccaGAATATGAAGGGGTCATCACCCCTGCCAGTCCCCCTTCCCTCTGCCCGTCGTTTGGTGCAGTGGGTGTGACTTTATCTCCCATGAAATTATTCACAAATTAAAAGCCACAATTTTAAGGTCACCAACTAAATTTTATTGTCTGATTTAAGAAGGAAAAGTATTGTGTTATGGGTTACTAAAGCAGTTCGAATTTAGTTTGAGGATTTTGTTCATCGTTTACGTTGTATTTGATGATAACATCAGATCTAAGATTCGATGCTACAtaaaaggtgtgttttgggaGATCTTCATTTAAACAAATTGAGAATCGCCTGATCTTAAACCCATGAATCTGGATCTCAGATCACCACGGAtcgatgaaacaaacacaattAATGTATTAAATGCAATTCTGATCCAACTTTGATGCATATTTCTGTAGTGATTCGATTGCAAATCTATCGGTGGTACATTGAATGAATATGatagtaactttttttttctttgtccctTCTTCACCAATGTATGGACTATAGAGAATACAGTGCGAAGTTTTGTGAAATGAAACGTGTATCAAAAAAACCATTTTGCGAATAAGagattttttgctgggaaacctTGAATTCGTATTTTCATGTTCTGCTTAAAAGCTTGAGCATTAGTTCGGTTAACAAAGGCATGAGCCTTAgaagttggaaaaaaattaattgatttgGTACATGCACCAGCAGACTCAGAAATTTTGTCTACAGGGGCACCTATTAGATAGATTCAATCCTTTTGGGggtatttatatatacaaagaaTCACATATTtcaaactaataatacaaaataaacatattttgtgaatggtgggcaactgcccacaccagcccccatgtggctccaccactgggtGTAAGGAAACTTTAGGTTTTGTTTGGATGATACtctaagaaaatattttttttttgtgaaaaccttatttttttgaCTGATATTTGAAATTAGATGGCATGATAAAAaaagaccaatttttttttttttttttttggtggggagAGGACATGACATTTTGAGAATGTTATTTTGTCGAAATTGAGTTATTCACAAACTCAATTTTGATGATCACCCAAACATAATCTTAAAATGTGTTTGAGGTAAAACATACGTAAACATGCTTTTACATCTAAATACAAGGGCAGAAAGGGTGTAGCTGGGGAGGGCCATGACTGTTCCAcgaatttaaaacaaaaatgttgaaaaattgtattttatctccaattaaaattttgaatctatAGTTTTGCTTCCCTGGAAAAATATCCATAGCTCTGCCCTTGTCCAAATATAAATTTGATTAAGAACAACTCTGAAGTTAATCCAATATCTTTCTATACCTTCTAGAAGGCTCGTTGAcgattaacaaaaaaataaaaaaagatattacaaaataaattgaaaaaacttTCAGCCCAACAAAACTCTCCAAAGCACAGCTGCAGCAGTAATAGTagtagagggagaaagagagagagtgggggaGAAAGAAGGAACACATATGAACATTGTTGATCATGTagctttgatgatttaattatgtGAATAAATTGGGTCACAAATCAATGCAGGGGGCATCTTATCTCCCACAAAACCATGGGTAAGCACAAAACCATGCCCCTTGCTTCTAGGACAATCCATGACACCTGTTCGAATCTAGTTCGCGACACATTTTCCAATGGTAATCTTGATTTCAGTGTTTGATTATTGTTCGGGTCCCGAGGTTAGGTAATAATCCACCTGCAACCCGACACGTGCATTGAAGAGCTTGGGTGACGTAGAAATACAAGAACCACTGTTTGAAGCTAATAAATTATTTGTCATAAACTTGTACTTTTTACCACTAAATAGTAACAAGTTGATCCTTTCAGATCTCAGGTTTGATTTTATGCATTGCATTTATAATGCTTGTAGACGAATGGGCCTTCATTCCTACCAAACTTATGATAAGATCTTCACTATGGAAACTCATTTCCTTTTTAGTGTTAAAAAAAACCCTTATTCTCATATTTTAGAATTTCCATTCTCCGTTATAAAAGGCATAGTTCACattgttttcaataaaaatggctTGCAACAATgagttgattgatttttggagggaaaagagttttttttttttttgcactgtGTTGATGACACCaaaatctttttttgttttggtttgtttgagaaaacctggttttcaaaaAGGATCGAATAACTTGGTCACCCGAGTagtacacaaaaaaaatgagttttaaagGCGTCATCCAAACAtgcaaaccaatttttttaaagataattaaaaaaactattttttttgcaaaacttagtttttcaaaacagtttttttatgaGGGTATCATCCAAACATACCTATTGTGTGATCTCTAGATGGATTTTGATAGTCACGATTGATCCGTCCAGGGGCGGAACTAGAATTTTTTCAGGAGCAAGCTAAACAGTTCAACCTTTAGATCCGGGTGGGGTCAAAttgaacctgaatccaaataatACATggcgcaactaaaaattttcaattttttcagtGTAATTATTCTTTTTCAATTCGCTGGagtggggccatggcccaggcggccCCGCCTCCTTTGCTCCTGGATCTGTCCGTGCTGATCAAACCAACattgtcataaaaaatcagCTTGGATCAGCTCATTCAAATCTAATTGGAGGCAAATTGTCACGGCCCTATTCAAGGGTACTATCTCCTGCGATACACTAATTcagtttttgttaatttttaaatgtttttaaagttttccttattttttagatgcccttttatatttttttctttattatttttaaaaagtgtAACAAATTAATCTCCAATCCAGCTGAATCGCTCAATCTGCTGGATTACTGAATCAACAGCTCAGATAgattcaattcaattttcaatttttgtagcAGTACTGGTTGTAAACTAAGAAACTTTTATCCAATCATAACAACATAATCAAACACCAATCAATGGCATAGAAAACCAAATCACTCCTTTGATAGACATTAGCACCTTTGATTTTCGGTGATTGGGAGGGTCATCCCACTGCTCGGACCAGAGCCAAAGCCCTCCTCCTTTCTCTTGCCCTAATTTTCTTATATGGAGAGAATTTCACAGTAAAGTGACTTattaattgaatgatttaacTGCCACCAAAGAACAAACTGTTACAACATCAAACACACTGTGTGCACATGCCACACCATTAAGTTGGATAGATGCGCCACTAAATGTTCAATGTTTATGTGCATAAATAAGCACAAACTGCAGACAAAGGAAAGAGTTGCctgaaatatattttaaacttttcaaaagaaaaacaaaactttgaaagGACACATAGGGACTATACTCATAAATAAATagcacatataaattttttcatattattacaAGCACACCTAAGTTTTTTTCTTCGGTTAATTAATCAAAAGTTTTATGACATTGTTTTTGAGCATTTAATTAACGAAAAGTTTGGATATTTAGAAGGCTGTTTAACACTAACAACACATTGTTACTGTCTTATGAATCTACCTccaaaaatatatcaaattcatgaaacactttttaaagtgcTTAATGAATCTTACCAATTTTTAAGTTGGTGCTTGAGGCAGCAACATAATGTTATTGTTCCCAAGCGGCACCCAGATGTAACTAATCATGCACTAAAATCATTAGATATAGTTAAATAACTAAGACATCCTAACCGACTTCCAAATTGTTTTCATTAAGGGTGTTTTAGTCTTTTCATCACATTTACTCCAACTTAAGTTGGTAACAACTTAAGAATAGGAAATGGCTGGTTTTTCAATGAATTGTGCCAAACTTAAAGTGTCTCTTTTGCAATATGAAATGGTTATTTACCAATGGTGCCAAACTTTAAGTGTCCCTTTACAATATGAAAAGGTTAAGTGTGTTCTTGAATGTTtcctaataaaaaaattatcatttgtCCATTGCTTTGGGAAGATCAATCATAAGGAAGAGATTTGAAGGGTGTTGAACTAAGTAACTAAGATAAATTATAAGTCACATCAGCCACTAATTTGCACCTGAAGAACTGAAGTTGGTCATATGTTCAAGCCCCAAACACCAAACCAGGTGTTCTAGGTTTGAAATGCCTGAAACaccattgataagaaaaaaaaagcccatTTACAGGGAcacaaatcaaagaaaaaataattttctttaagGATAAAATACCCCACACAAAGTCAAGTACTAATTTGTGAGGGCTGAATTGTGCAACGAGTGCTACGAGAGGTGTCACATAGCTAGTCGGCTTGAGTGGCATGCTGTGGATGCgtctttagtttgattcccATGAGCACTACTCATTTGGACTATAAATAGTGACAAACTTGAACTTTGAGTTAAAATGTATACCGTATGACCATCCAAATCCCAAAGCAATTCTAAACCATAGAGGTAAGGGGAAGGAAAAAAGCTTTCGGCTTTCTCTTGGTCAGTGGATTCTCTCCTATTCACCTGAATTGTGCGGTGAGTGTTCGAGCCTGATCGCCCACCATACTTCC
Coding sequences:
- the LOC116245649 gene encoding early nodulin-93-like gives rise to the protein MASETSAMSSAQNVVSSPLEMKGLSPFDHKISMAKRYAHEGVVAGAKAAVVASIATAIPTFACVRTLQWAKYNLNPTAQALVISTVAGAAYFIVADKTVLASARKNSFKDIQA